One segment of Trichlorobacter ammonificans DNA contains the following:
- a CDS encoding DegT/DnrJ/EryC1/StrS family aminotransferase, which translates to MQVPFFDIGRLNAELESELLAAAARTLGSGWYILGTEVQTFEQAMAESLGTSVMVAACNSGTDALVLALLAAGIGPGHEVITVANTAIPTVAAICATGATPVFVDVDPDTWLLDATRITAALTPATKAVIAVHLYGAMADCAAIQTVLCAAGRPDVALIEDVAQAQGAELGGRRAGTLGRFGAFSFYPSKNIGALGDGGAVCAGDRHDGAVLKELRNYGQRDRYHASTPRGINSRLDEIQAALLLTKLPHLAEWNRRKAALMETYRRSLAHLPLTFQAVTDGCRPAWHLCVVACSDTATRDALQQHLQAAGVQTIIHYPIPCHLQPAFGRARSTGLPVTESLAGRILSLPFSPVLTESEQAYVIQQVAGYFSRSSSHCAL; encoded by the coding sequence ATGCAGGTTCCTTTTTTTGACATCGGCCGCCTGAACGCCGAGCTCGAAAGCGAGCTGCTGGCGGCAGCCGCACGGACCCTGGGCAGCGGCTGGTATATTCTGGGCACCGAGGTACAAACCTTCGAGCAGGCAATGGCGGAAAGCCTGGGTACGAGCGTCATGGTTGCCGCCTGCAACTCCGGTACCGACGCTCTGGTCCTGGCACTACTGGCTGCCGGGATCGGTCCGGGACACGAGGTGATCACCGTTGCCAATACCGCCATTCCCACGGTTGCCGCCATCTGCGCCACCGGGGCGACGCCGGTCTTCGTGGATGTCGATCCCGACACCTGGCTTCTGGATGCGACTCGCATCACGGCGGCGCTTACCCCGGCCACCAAGGCGGTCATTGCCGTGCACCTCTACGGTGCCATGGCCGACTGCGCCGCCATTCAGACGGTCCTCTGCGCTGCCGGCAGACCGGATGTGGCACTGATCGAGGATGTCGCCCAGGCCCAGGGGGCGGAGCTGGGGGGCAGGAGGGCCGGCACCCTCGGCCGCTTCGGCGCATTCAGCTTCTATCCCAGCAAGAACATCGGGGCCCTGGGGGATGGCGGTGCCGTCTGCGCCGGCGACCGGCATGACGGTGCCGTACTCAAGGAGCTTCGAAACTACGGCCAGCGGGATCGCTACCATGCCTCGACCCCGCGCGGGATCAACAGCCGCCTGGATGAAATTCAGGCGGCGCTGCTTCTGACGAAACTGCCCCACCTGGCGGAATGGAACCGACGCAAGGCCGCCCTGATGGAGACCTACCGCCGGAGCCTGGCCCACCTGCCACTCACCTTCCAGGCCGTCACCGACGGCTGCAGGCCGGCTTGGCACCTCTGCGTGGTTGCCTGCAGCGACACGGCAACGCGGGATGCGCTGCAGCAGCACCTTCAGGCAGCCGGAGTCCAGACGATCATCCACTATCCGATACCCTGCCACCTGCAGCCGGCATTCGGCCGTGCCCGCTCAACCGGCCTGCCGGTGACCGAATCCCTTGCCGGCAGAATTCTGTCGCTTCCCTTCAGCCCGGTGTTGACGGAGTCCGAGCAGGCCTATGTTATTCAGCAGGTAGCCGGCTATTTCTCTCGTTCTTCAAGCCATTGTGCTTTATAG
- a CDS encoding glycosyltransferase codes for MSDQAPYTPAPIALFVYNRPYHTRQTVEALRANPLASSSELFVFSDAPRSETDCATVAQVRSYLHTVSGFKKLTLIERTKNLGLADSIISGVTDIVARFGKIIVLEDDLVTSPYFLQYMNEALEIYRDEELVISIHGYVYPLKDQVPELFFIRGADCWAWATWKRGWDVFQPDGALLLQELRQRKLERQFNFENSYPYVKMLEAQVLGKNSSWAVRWYASAFLANKLTLYPGRSLVKNVGFDDSGTHCGLDTRFDVELSATPIAMKRITVHECGQAFIAFRNFFRSIRPGFWQRQKNSILKRINRMLG; via the coding sequence ATGAGCGACCAGGCTCCATATACCCCTGCTCCTATCGCCCTGTTCGTCTACAACCGGCCGTACCACACACGACAGACGGTGGAGGCCCTGCGTGCCAACCCGCTTGCTTCGTCAAGCGAGCTGTTTGTGTTTTCTGATGCTCCGCGCTCCGAAACGGACTGCGCTACCGTTGCCCAGGTCCGCTCCTATCTTCATACCGTCAGTGGCTTCAAAAAACTCACCCTTATTGAACGCACAAAAAATCTGGGGCTGGCGGACTCGATTATCAGTGGTGTTACCGACATTGTCGCCCGTTTCGGCAAAATCATTGTGCTGGAAGACGATTTGGTGACCTCTCCCTATTTTTTGCAGTACATGAATGAGGCGCTGGAAATCTATCGAGATGAAGAGCTGGTCATTTCCATTCATGGCTACGTATATCCCCTGAAAGACCAAGTACCGGAGCTTTTTTTCATTCGTGGGGCAGATTGCTGGGCATGGGCCACCTGGAAGCGGGGATGGGATGTTTTCCAACCTGATGGTGCGCTTCTGCTGCAGGAACTGCGTCAGCGGAAGCTCGAAAGGCAGTTTAATTTCGAAAACTCCTATCCATACGTCAAAATGCTTGAAGCTCAGGTCCTTGGTAAGAATTCTTCGTGGGCGGTACGCTGGTATGCTTCGGCTTTTCTGGCCAACAAGCTGACGCTCTACCCCGGCCGCTCACTCGTCAAAAACGTAGGATTTGATGATTCCGGAACACATTGTGGCCTTGACACCCGATTTGATGTAGAGTTATCCGCAACTCCTATCGCTATGAAACGGATAACGGTCCACGAGTGTGGCCAGGCATTCATCGCATTTCGAAATTTTTTCAGGAGCATCAGACCTGGTTTCTGGCAGCGCCAGAAAAATAGTATCCTCAAGCGGATTAACCGTATGCTCGGCTAG
- a CDS encoding glycosyltransferase family 2 protein, translating to MTRTDTNISVTIITLNEEQAIGACLASVAWADEVIVVDSGSSDRTGDICRSFPNVRFMHQDWLGYGPQKNFALAQASHQWILSLDADETVSPELQEAIKDALQAPSQCAGYRIGRRNFYRGRWIRHSGWWPDEIIRFFKKDAGQFNNRIVHESVELSGPVGRLTGTIDHRSFHAAEDFLEKARRYAIPGALQMHAAGKRGSALLAVIKATAAFIKSYLLKRGFLDGRAGLLIAVSGAVGVFYRVIKLAELAEEE from the coding sequence ATGACGCGAACCGACACAAATATCTCCGTCACCATTATCACGCTGAACGAAGAACAGGCGATCGGTGCCTGCCTGGCAAGCGTTGCCTGGGCTGACGAGGTCATCGTGGTCGATTCCGGCAGCAGCGACCGGACCGGGGATATCTGTCGCAGCTTCCCCAATGTCCGCTTCATGCACCAGGACTGGCTGGGGTACGGCCCGCAGAAGAATTTTGCCCTTGCCCAGGCGTCGCACCAGTGGATACTGTCGCTCGATGCCGATGAAACCGTCTCTCCGGAATTGCAAGAAGCGATCAAAGACGCTCTGCAGGCGCCGTCTCAGTGCGCCGGTTACCGGATCGGCCGCAGGAACTTCTATCGTGGCCGATGGATCAGACATTCCGGCTGGTGGCCGGATGAGATCATCCGCTTTTTCAAAAAGGATGCAGGACAGTTCAACAACCGTATCGTGCATGAGTCGGTGGAGCTCTCGGGGCCGGTGGGCAGACTGACCGGTACCATTGACCACCGCTCATTTCACGCAGCGGAGGATTTTCTGGAAAAGGCCCGGCGATATGCCATCCCAGGTGCACTGCAGATGCATGCCGCAGGCAAGCGGGGCAGCGCACTGCTGGCCGTAATCAAGGCAACGGCAGCCTTCATCAAGAGCTACCTCCTGAAACGGGGCTTTCTCGACGGCCGTGCCGGCCTGCTGATCGCCGTTTCCGGTGCGGTCGGTGTTTTCTACCGCGTTATCAAACTTGCCGAACTTGCCGAGGAAGAGTAG
- a CDS encoding NAD-dependent epimerase/dehydratase family protein gives MSFADAQILITGGAGFIGSNLAIRLAGLGARVTVMDSMLPGYGGNLFNLEPVRGQIAVNFSDMRDSHSLGYLIRGKDYIFNLAGQVSHQDSMHEPLMDMEINVKAQLVLLEACRHHNPGAVIVYASTRQFYGTPEYLPVDERHPINPPDVNGINKLAGEQYHTLYSRVHGMRTVSLRLTNTYGPRQLIRNARQGFIGWFMNRAVTGSPLQLFGGGDQVRDFNHVDDVVEAFLLAARTPCCYGDYFNLSGEKAALYEVAEQLIAASGRGSVEKIPFPDERKKIDIGSFWGNSDKFRAATGWSPQISLERGLADTVAYYQENCHHYLEDA, from the coding sequence ATGTCCTTCGCTGACGCTCAGATCCTGATAACCGGCGGAGCCGGCTTTATCGGCAGTAATCTCGCCATCCGCCTGGCCGGGCTGGGAGCCAGGGTTACGGTCATGGACTCCATGCTGCCGGGCTACGGCGGCAACCTGTTTAACCTGGAGCCGGTCAGGGGGCAGATCGCCGTTAATTTTTCCGACATGCGCGACAGCCACAGCCTGGGCTACCTGATCAGGGGCAAGGATTACATTTTCAACCTGGCCGGCCAGGTAAGCCACCAGGACAGCATGCACGAGCCGCTGATGGACATGGAGATCAACGTCAAGGCGCAACTGGTGCTGCTGGAGGCCTGTCGGCACCACAACCCCGGCGCGGTTATCGTCTACGCCAGCACCCGCCAGTTTTACGGTACGCCGGAGTACCTGCCGGTAGATGAGCGCCACCCGATCAATCCTCCCGATGTCAACGGCATCAACAAACTGGCCGGCGAGCAGTACCACACCCTGTACAGCCGGGTGCACGGCATGAGAACCGTCTCGCTGCGTCTGACCAACACCTACGGCCCCCGCCAACTGATCCGGAATGCCCGCCAGGGGTTCATCGGCTGGTTCATGAACCGCGCCGTCACTGGCAGCCCCCTGCAACTTTTCGGCGGCGGCGATCAGGTGCGCGACTTCAACCATGTGGATGATGTCGTGGAGGCCTTTCTGCTGGCGGCCCGAACTCCCTGCTGTTATGGCGACTACTTCAACCTGAGTGGCGAGAAGGCCGCGTTGTATGAGGTGGCGGAACAGCTTATCGCCGCCAGCGGTCGGGGCAGCGTGGAAAAAATCCCTTTTCCGGACGAGCGCAAAAAGATCGACATCGGCAGTTTCTGGGGTAATTCAGACAAGTTCAGGGCGGCAACCGGCTGGTCGCCGCAGATATCCCTGGAGCGGGGGCTGGCCGATACCGTCGCCTATTATCAGGAAAACTGCCACCATTACCTGGAGGATGCGTAG
- a CDS encoding DegT/DnrJ/EryC1/StrS family aminotransferase, whose protein sequence is MTQDNSRRNEFLVFGSPRIEDDEIAAVSACMQSGWLGTGPKVAQFEEEFRAYKRASHAVAVNSCTAALHLSMLVAGLKPGDEVITTPLTFCATVNAIIHAGLTPVLADVEPTTMNISPSEIERRITPRTRAILPVHFAGRPCDMDALMTIARRHKLKVIEDCAHAIETTYHGQPTGSFGDFGCFSFYVTKNIVTGEGGMVLTRNEEDAARTKMLALHGMSKDAWKRFGDEGYRHYYVQECGFKYNMMDIQAAIGLQQLKRIEEYWGMRERIWQRYNQAFAKLPLTLPAPVAPDIRHAYHLYTVLVDQEQCGISRDQFLNAMTASNIGVGVHYLSIPEHPYYQSTYGWRPEDYPAAMRIGRQTVSLPISAKLTDQDVEDVIHAITGILP, encoded by the coding sequence ATGACGCAGGACAACAGCAGGAGAAACGAGTTTCTTGTCTTCGGCTCACCACGAATCGAAGATGATGAAATCGCGGCGGTATCCGCATGCATGCAGAGCGGCTGGCTTGGTACCGGCCCCAAAGTTGCACAGTTTGAAGAGGAGTTCAGGGCCTACAAGCGTGCGTCCCATGCCGTGGCCGTGAACTCATGCACCGCAGCCCTGCATCTCAGCATGCTGGTTGCCGGGCTCAAGCCGGGAGACGAAGTCATCACGACGCCACTTACGTTTTGCGCTACGGTCAACGCCATAATTCACGCGGGACTCACGCCGGTACTCGCCGACGTTGAACCGACCACCATGAACATCTCACCGAGCGAGATCGAGCGACGCATTACCCCCCGCACCCGTGCCATCCTTCCGGTGCATTTTGCCGGACGACCATGCGACATGGACGCACTCATGACGATTGCCCGGCGTCATAAGTTGAAGGTTATTGAGGATTGCGCTCATGCCATCGAAACAACCTATCACGGCCAGCCAACCGGCTCATTCGGTGATTTTGGCTGTTTCAGCTTCTATGTCACCAAAAACATCGTGACCGGCGAGGGAGGGATGGTCCTCACGCGCAACGAGGAGGATGCCGCCCGTACGAAAATGCTGGCTCTCCACGGCATGAGCAAGGATGCCTGGAAACGCTTCGGGGACGAGGGATATCGCCACTATTATGTCCAGGAGTGCGGTTTTAAGTACAATATGATGGATATCCAGGCAGCGATCGGACTTCAGCAGTTGAAACGCATTGAAGAGTACTGGGGTATGCGCGAACGTATCTGGCAACGTTATAACCAAGCGTTCGCCAAGCTGCCGCTCACCCTTCCGGCGCCCGTGGCGCCGGATATTCGGCATGCGTATCACCTCTACACAGTCCTTGTCGATCAGGAACAGTGCGGTATCAGCAGGGACCAGTTTTTGAATGCGATGACGGCAAGCAACATCGGGGTCGGCGTGCACTACCTGAGCATCCCGGAGCATCCGTATTATCAAAGCACCTATGGCTGGCGTCCGGAAGACTATCCCGCTGCCATGAGAATCGGTCGCCAGACCGTGAGTCTGCCTATTTCCGCAAAACTCACCGACCAGGATGTGGAGGATGTCATACATGCCATTACTGGCATCCTTCCGTAA
- a CDS encoding acyltransferase has product MPLLASFRKKLRRLCAELEYRRVYCSGKLLGITSVVAYLRNPDPTITIRLLRAFGATVGMHTTFKRGIIIDNAFEDQASTGDFSNLVVGNDCYIGDAVYFDLANKVIIEDTAVISGRVSFITHADCNRSVFLNTIFPRKCAAVKVCRGAWLGFGCTLLAGAEVGENTLLASGALLNGHANSYCVYAGVPAACKRKLEKVA; this is encoded by the coding sequence ATGCCATTACTGGCATCCTTCCGTAAAAAACTGCGCAGGCTCTGCGCGGAGCTTGAATACCGGCGCGTCTATTGCTCCGGCAAACTTCTCGGTATCACGTCGGTTGTCGCTTATCTGCGCAATCCGGATCCGACCATTACCATCAGGCTACTGCGGGCTTTCGGGGCGACGGTCGGCATGCACACGACATTCAAACGCGGGATCATCATCGACAACGCATTTGAGGATCAGGCATCAACCGGCGATTTCAGCAATCTTGTGGTCGGCAATGACTGCTACATCGGGGATGCTGTCTACTTTGACCTCGCGAACAAGGTGATTATCGAGGACACCGCTGTCATATCGGGACGAGTCTCCTTCATCACCCATGCGGACTGCAACCGCTCGGTCTTTTTGAACACCATCTTTCCGAGAAAATGCGCCGCGGTGAAAGTCTGCAGGGGGGCCTGGCTCGGTTTTGGCTGCACGCTGCTTGCAGGAGCTGAGGTTGGCGAGAATACCCTGCTGGCTTCCGGTGCGCTCCTGAACGGTCACGCCAACTCCTACTGTGTCTATGCCGGTGTTCCTGCAGCCTGCAAGCGCAAGCTCGAGAAGGTCGCGTAA
- a CDS encoding glycosyltransferase family 4 protein, which translates to MRVLHSFHTYLKTTENWCYNLIANLPDTECVIASKRFEKCNFYNPRFTYLEFPLRPAEPATGGWLEKRYNKFVRSMLRHWYPAYVGRHAGQVDLLHSHFSFVGWEYRKLARQLGVPHVVSFYGFDYEWLPHNEPKWVARYAAMFDEVDLFLCEGNHGMKILQTLGCPEHKLRTARLGVETGRIPFVRRRKSPGELKLVQVASLTPKKGHSFTVRAFLAALSSCPGMTLTLVGGDAEGLKAELLRIIPGELLNTHITFIDRIDFSELHAFMENYHVFIHPSCYSDDRDCEGGAPVVLLDAQATGMPVIATNHCDIPEEVIDGTTGLLSDEKDVASLAASIERFYFMGQEEFATFADNARSHVETQYDVTHNARLVRTIYDELVEHHAGRSTV; encoded by the coding sequence ATGAGGGTTTTGCACTCGTTCCATACCTATTTGAAGACAACAGAGAACTGGTGCTACAACCTGATCGCGAACCTCCCTGACACGGAATGCGTCATTGCCTCGAAGCGTTTCGAAAAGTGCAATTTCTACAATCCTCGCTTCACTTATCTTGAATTCCCACTACGGCCCGCAGAGCCGGCCACCGGTGGCTGGCTGGAAAAAAGATACAACAAATTCGTGCGCAGCATGCTGCGGCACTGGTATCCGGCCTATGTCGGCCGGCATGCGGGGCAGGTCGACCTGCTACACTCTCATTTCTCCTTTGTGGGATGGGAGTACCGGAAGCTGGCCCGACAGCTCGGGGTTCCCCACGTTGTGTCCTTTTACGGCTTTGATTACGAGTGGCTGCCCCACAATGAGCCCAAGTGGGTGGCACGCTATGCCGCCATGTTCGATGAAGTCGATTTGTTTCTCTGTGAGGGAAACCACGGAATGAAAATTCTCCAGACCCTCGGTTGTCCGGAGCATAAACTAAGGACTGCCCGACTGGGCGTCGAAACGGGACGGATTCCTTTTGTAAGGCGTCGTAAATCCCCGGGCGAACTCAAGCTGGTGCAGGTAGCGAGTCTTACCCCGAAGAAGGGGCATTCTTTTACCGTCAGGGCGTTTCTTGCTGCGCTTTCTTCGTGTCCCGGCATGACGCTGACGCTGGTTGGCGGAGATGCGGAAGGACTCAAGGCGGAGTTACTGCGTATAATTCCCGGGGAACTGCTGAATACCCACATAACATTTATCGACAGGATTGACTTCTCGGAGTTGCATGCGTTCATGGAAAACTACCACGTGTTCATTCATCCGAGTTGCTATTCGGACGACCGCGACTGCGAAGGAGGGGCGCCGGTTGTCCTGCTGGATGCCCAGGCGACCGGTATGCCGGTAATTGCGACAAACCATTGCGACATCCCCGAAGAAGTCATTGACGGGACAACCGGCCTGCTCTCGGACGAAAAAGATGTCGCCTCACTGGCTGCGTCCATCGAACGTTTCTACTTCATGGGACAAGAGGAGTTTGCAACCTTTGCCGACAATGCCCGTTCCCATGTCGAGACGCAGTACGACGTGACCCATAACGCCAGGCTGGTACGCACCATCTATGACGAACTCGTCGAACATCATGCCGGAAGGTCGACCGTATGA